The Miltoncostaea oceani genome includes a region encoding these proteins:
- a CDS encoding LytR C-terminal domain-containing protein — MTTEPVTPAPPEGPGGPRPWVRPVALVASCLVIGFVGGWVVRGDDGPVTVLAPAQPEDDGSADGGGATTAPGSTTGTTGTAPTTTAAEAPEPPPDRADIALGVLNGTGEAGLAARTAGQAESLGYVGVATGNAPGQSGPSVVYFRAGQRPAARRVARDLQIAAVRALPGGTSLGTEVPEAADVIVVLGPG, encoded by the coding sequence ATGACCACCGAGCCCGTCACGCCCGCCCCGCCCGAGGGGCCCGGCGGCCCGCGTCCGTGGGTGCGCCCCGTCGCGCTCGTCGCGTCGTGCCTGGTGATCGGCTTCGTCGGCGGGTGGGTGGTGCGCGGCGACGACGGGCCGGTGACGGTCCTCGCCCCGGCGCAGCCCGAGGACGACGGCAGCGCCGACGGCGGCGGCGCCACCACCGCCCCCGGATCGACGACCGGCACGACGGGGACGGCGCCCACGACCACGGCCGCCGAGGCGCCCGAGCCGCCGCCCGACCGGGCCGACATCGCGCTCGGCGTGCTGAACGGCACCGGCGAGGCCGGCCTCGCCGCGCGCACGGCGGGCCAGGCGGAGAGCCTCGGCTACGTCGGCGTCGCCACCGGCAACGCCCCCGGGCAGTCGGGTCCGTCGGTCGTCTACTTCCGCGCCGGTCAGCGCCCCGCCGCCCGCCGCGTCGCCCGCGACCTCCAGATCGCCGCGGTGCGCGCCCTGCCGGGCGGGACGTCACTGGGGACGGAGGTGCCGGAGGCGGCGGATGTGATCGTCGTCCTCGGACCGGGTTAG
- a CDS encoding SDR family oxidoreductase, translating to MEIDGAHVLVTGASRGIGAGLARAFATAGGRVTVVARTATAVEELAAETGGTALVADLADAAGRAGLIARVEEAAGPVDVLVNNAGIDVTGTLDDMDPADLERLVAINVLAPMELTRQVLPGMIDRGRGHVVNMSSLAGTAVLPGMVAYAASKSALTHFTAGLRADLRGLPVGTTVVEVGLVPTDMRASVVAHPPTAAAFRRFYRLGLLTDTPLDRLCAHTVRAVADDRRHVRLPRRAWAFAALAEAPRRITELTITGVRAR from the coding sequence ATGGAGATCGACGGCGCGCACGTGCTGGTGACGGGGGCCTCGCGGGGGATCGGGGCCGGCCTCGCGCGGGCGTTCGCCACCGCGGGCGGCCGAGTGACGGTGGTGGCGCGGACCGCCACGGCCGTCGAGGAGCTGGCCGCGGAGACGGGCGGCACGGCCCTCGTGGCCGACCTCGCCGACGCCGCCGGGCGCGCGGGCCTGATCGCCCGCGTCGAGGAGGCCGCCGGCCCGGTCGACGTGCTCGTCAACAACGCGGGCATCGACGTGACCGGCACGCTCGACGACATGGACCCCGCCGACCTCGAGCGCCTCGTCGCGATCAACGTGCTCGCGCCGATGGAGCTGACCCGGCAGGTCCTCCCGGGGATGATCGACCGCGGGCGCGGCCACGTCGTGAACATGTCGTCCCTCGCGGGAACGGCGGTGCTGCCGGGCATGGTCGCCTACGCGGCGAGCAAGTCGGCCCTCACCCACTTCACCGCGGGCCTGCGGGCCGACCTGCGCGGGCTGCCGGTCGGGACCACCGTCGTCGAGGTCGGCCTGGTGCCGACCGACATGCGCGCGTCGGTCGTCGCCCACCCGCCGACCGCCGCGGCGTTCCGGCGCTTCTACCGGCTGGGCCTGCTCACCGACACGCCGCTCGACCGGCTCTGCGCGCACACGGTGCGCGCCGTCGCGGACGACCGCCGGCACGTGCGGCTGCCGCGCCGCGCCTGGGCGTTCGCGGCCCTCGCCGAGGCGCCCCGCCGCATCACCGAGCTGACGATCACGGGTGTGCGGGCGCGGTAG
- a CDS encoding SDR family NAD(P)-dependent oxidoreductase, translating to MAGRLEGMGVVVTGGTKGLGRETALLMAAEGARVVAVGRDAADGASLREEAAGLPGTVAFHAGDVREEATHTGAIAACAEGGRLDAYVNNAGILGPEGPLHDTSLEDWEEVNAVNMRGVFLGCRAAIRAMRGTGGGSIVNVGSILSLTADPFLTSYTATKHGVLGLTRALAVDYAADGIRANCVLPGDMETPMILEYFAASDDPAATRAEMEGAYPIKRIARPREVAQAVLFLASPESSFVSGAELLVDGALTAKAY from the coding sequence ATGGCGGGTCGGCTCGAGGGCATGGGCGTGGTGGTCACCGGGGGGACGAAGGGGCTCGGACGGGAGACGGCGCTGCTGATGGCGGCGGAGGGCGCGCGGGTCGTCGCGGTGGGCCGCGACGCCGCCGACGGGGCGTCGCTGCGGGAGGAGGCCGCCGGCCTGCCCGGCACGGTCGCGTTCCACGCCGGGGACGTGCGGGAGGAGGCGACCCACACGGGGGCGATCGCCGCCTGCGCCGAGGGCGGGCGCCTCGACGCCTACGTCAACAACGCCGGCATCCTCGGCCCCGAAGGGCCGCTGCACGACACCTCGCTCGAGGACTGGGAGGAGGTCAACGCCGTCAACATGCGCGGCGTCTTCCTCGGCTGCCGCGCCGCGATCCGCGCGATGCGGGGCACCGGTGGCGGCAGCATCGTCAACGTCGGGTCGATCCTGTCGCTGACCGCCGACCCGTTCCTCACCTCGTACACCGCCACCAAGCACGGGGTGCTCGGCCTGACCCGGGCGCTCGCGGTGGACTACGCCGCCGACGGCATCCGCGCCAACTGCGTCCTGCCGGGGGACATGGAGACGCCGATGATCCTCGAGTACTTCGCGGCCAGCGACGACCCGGCGGCGACGCGGGCGGAGATGGAGGGCGCCTACCCCATCAAGCGGATCGCGCGGCCGCGGGAGGTCGCCCAGGCGGTGCTGTTCCTCGCCTCGCCGGAGTCGTCGTTCGTGAGCGGCGCCGAGCTGCTCGTCGACGGCGCGCTCACCGCGAAGGCCTACTGA
- a CDS encoding LLM class flavin-dependent oxidoreductase, with the protein MTGDLPRIGVRVAQYGSTWETLRDGALRAERLGFDGVWVNDHLQSPGRTKDEPAFDALTTLAALAALTSRVRLGTVVLSASYRPPALAAKMATILDVISSGRVVVGLGTGSDVPEHGAYGFPLGTRGERTAGVRRALAVMRAMFDSPGGADVDDVLDGAPNQPPPVQEGGPPIWLAAHGPRLLRLAGEQADGIVAAFVGAEEVGRRYAAAEEARRAAGRATPLACALYTYVLPMPSRREAEEWLRPEADALGTTPAGLIRWLRGTGVVGTPEEVRDALAAHAAQGVTDAVLVLPSRTPPEALDALAAATLGGADAPAAPRDPAPVRVAAPGLAPSDNLAHLLVDRHVEDGRGDDLAAVDEGGSWTFGELSEASARAAGALAAAGARPGDRVIVALRDGRPWLAAFLGAARMGAVPVPVDPAGDATRLGDLVADCEPAVVVGAGDMELPDGPRLLAPDALEAGAPAPLRPVHPEDLGYLIYSSGSTGRPKGAMHAHRDMRTGIETYADEVLGLGPGDRCHSMARLFTSLGFGNGFFRVLGRGAATVLTGARPSPRGVLETVARHEVTVLTAVPTFWAQLARFLEKHPDAESLATVRLAVSSGDSLPPPVATRLREVAGLDLVEGLGCSECSNVVISTRPGEQAAPGTLGRAVAGVDIRLADDEGRPVAEGAPGRLWIRSPSNTTGYWRRSDETRELVFGPWLRMGDVLEEQDGVYRHLGRSDDLFKVDARWVSPTEVEASLLDHPAVEQAAVVGLPGDDGLMRPAAFVVLAGDVPAPDDLAGDLRRHVARALEPYKAPQAVTPLEELPRLPSGKVDRRALRSW; encoded by the coding sequence ATGACGGGCGACCTCCCCAGGATCGGGGTCCGGGTGGCCCAGTACGGGTCGACCTGGGAGACGCTGCGGGACGGGGCCCTCCGGGCCGAGCGGCTCGGGTTCGACGGCGTCTGGGTCAACGACCACCTCCAGTCCCCCGGGCGCACGAAGGACGAGCCGGCCTTCGACGCGCTCACCACCCTCGCGGCCCTGGCCGCGCTGACGTCGCGGGTGCGCCTCGGGACCGTGGTCCTGTCGGCCAGCTACCGGCCGCCGGCCCTCGCGGCGAAGATGGCGACGATCCTCGACGTGATCTCGTCGGGTCGCGTCGTGGTGGGGCTCGGGACCGGCTCCGACGTCCCCGAGCACGGCGCCTACGGGTTCCCACTCGGCACGCGCGGTGAGCGCACCGCCGGCGTGCGCCGGGCGCTGGCGGTGATGCGCGCGATGTTCGACTCCCCCGGGGGCGCCGACGTCGACGACGTCCTCGACGGGGCGCCGAACCAGCCGCCGCCCGTGCAGGAGGGCGGGCCGCCGATCTGGCTCGCCGCCCACGGGCCGCGCCTGCTGCGCCTCGCCGGCGAGCAGGCCGACGGGATCGTCGCGGCGTTCGTCGGCGCCGAGGAGGTCGGGCGGCGGTACGCCGCCGCCGAGGAGGCGCGCCGGGCGGCGGGCCGGGCGACGCCGCTCGCGTGCGCCCTCTACACCTACGTGCTGCCGATGCCGTCGCGCCGCGAGGCCGAGGAGTGGCTGCGGCCCGAGGCCGACGCCCTCGGCACCACCCCCGCCGGGCTGATCCGGTGGCTGCGCGGCACGGGTGTCGTCGGGACGCCGGAGGAGGTGCGCGACGCGCTGGCCGCGCACGCGGCGCAGGGGGTCACGGACGCCGTCCTCGTGCTGCCCTCCCGCACCCCGCCGGAGGCGCTCGACGCCCTCGCCGCCGCGACCCTCGGCGGCGCGGACGCGCCCGCGGCGCCGCGTGACCCGGCCCCCGTCCGGGTCGCGGCCCCCGGCCTCGCGCCGTCCGACAACCTCGCCCACCTCCTCGTGGACCGGCACGTCGAGGACGGGCGCGGCGACGACCTCGCCGCGGTCGACGAGGGGGGGTCGTGGACGTTCGGCGAGCTCTCGGAGGCGTCGGCGCGGGCCGCCGGCGCGCTGGCCGCGGCGGGCGCCCGCCCCGGCGACCGCGTGATCGTGGCGCTCCGCGACGGCCGCCCGTGGCTCGCCGCGTTCCTCGGCGCCGCGCGGATGGGCGCCGTGCCCGTGCCGGTCGACCCCGCCGGCGACGCGACCCGGCTCGGGGACCTCGTGGCCGACTGCGAGCCGGCCGTGGTCGTCGGCGCCGGCGACATGGAGTTGCCGGACGGACCGCGCCTCCTGGCGCCCGACGCGCTGGAGGCCGGCGCGCCCGCGCCCCTGCGACCGGTGCACCCGGAGGACCTCGGCTACCTCATCTACTCGTCGGGGTCGACGGGCCGGCCGAAGGGCGCGATGCACGCCCACCGCGACATGCGCACCGGCATCGAGACCTACGCCGACGAGGTGCTCGGCCTCGGCCCCGGCGACCGCTGCCACTCGATGGCCCGCCTCTTCACGTCGCTCGGCTTCGGCAACGGCTTCTTCCGGGTGCTGGGGCGGGGGGCCGCGACGGTGCTGACCGGGGCGCGCCCGTCCCCCCGCGGCGTGCTCGAGACCGTCGCGCGCCACGAGGTCACGGTGCTCACCGCCGTCCCGACCTTCTGGGCGCAGCTCGCGCGCTTCCTCGAGAAGCATCCGGACGCGGAGTCCCTGGCCACCGTCCGCCTGGCGGTGTCGTCGGGCGACAGCCTGCCCCCGCCCGTCGCGACGCGCCTCCGGGAGGTCGCCGGGCTCGACCTCGTCGAGGGGCTCGGCTGCTCCGAGTGCTCCAACGTGGTCATCTCGACACGGCCGGGCGAGCAGGCCGCCCCCGGCACCCTCGGCCGCGCCGTCGCGGGCGTCGACATCCGCCTCGCCGACGACGAGGGCCGGCCCGTCGCGGAGGGCGCCCCCGGTCGCCTCTGGATCCGCAGCCCCTCCAACACCACCGGCTACTGGCGCCGCTCCGACGAGACCCGCGAGCTGGTCTTCGGCCCCTGGCTGCGGATGGGCGACGTGCTGGAGGAGCAGGACGGGGTCTACCGCCACCTCGGGCGCTCCGACGACCTCTTCAAGGTCGACGCGCGGTGGGTCAGCCCGACCGAGGTGGAGGCGAGCCTCCTCGACCACCCCGCCGTGGAGCAGGCGGCGGTCGTGGGCCTGCCGGGCGACGACGGCCTGATGCGGCCCGCCGCGTTCGTGGTCCTGGCCGGGGACGTCCCCGCCCCCGACGACCTGGCGGGCGACCTGCGCCGCCACGTCGCCCGGGCGCTGGAGCCCTACAAGGCCCCCCAGGCGGTCACGCCGCTGGAGGAGCTCCCCCGGCTGCCCTCCGGGAAGGTCGACCGGCGGGCCCTGCGGTCGTGGTGA
- a CDS encoding alpha/beta fold hydrolase yields MSTRRIDVGEVRLSVTEAGDPSREPVVLLHGFPETSHSWRHQLPALAAAGYHAVAPDLRGYGGSDRPAAVDAYAAPKLVGDVAGLIGALGHESAHLVGHDWGGGLAWALAGTRPEMVRSLTILNAPVGVVSARLRREDPAQRAKSWYMLLFQFPGVAETWLSQDDFANLRQFVFDDAAPGTFPEEDREILVDALRRDGALTAALNWYRANMPAASWLRDPPDPPEVTVPTLIIWGEADSNMGPVLLERSAATVTGPLRVELLPGVSHWVPEEVPDRVNGLLVDFLGALPAAT; encoded by the coding sequence ATGAGCACCCGACGCATCGACGTGGGCGAGGTCCGCCTCTCCGTGACCGAGGCCGGCGACCCCTCCAGGGAGCCGGTCGTCCTGCTGCACGGCTTCCCCGAGACCTCGCATTCGTGGCGCCACCAGCTCCCCGCCCTCGCCGCCGCCGGCTACCACGCCGTCGCCCCGGACCTCCGCGGGTACGGCGGCTCGGACCGCCCCGCGGCGGTCGACGCGTACGCCGCGCCGAAGCTCGTCGGGGACGTCGCCGGGCTGATCGGCGCCCTCGGGCACGAGAGCGCCCACCTCGTCGGCCACGACTGGGGCGGCGGGCTGGCGTGGGCCCTTGCGGGCACCCGCCCGGAGATGGTCCGCTCGCTCACGATCCTGAACGCGCCCGTCGGCGTGGTGTCCGCGCGGCTGCGCCGCGAGGACCCCGCCCAGCGTGCGAAGAGCTGGTACATGCTGCTCTTCCAGTTCCCGGGGGTCGCCGAGACCTGGCTGTCGCAGGACGACTTCGCCAACCTGCGGCAGTTCGTCTTCGACGACGCCGCCCCCGGCACGTTCCCCGAGGAGGACCGGGAGATCCTGGTGGACGCGCTGCGCCGCGACGGCGCTCTCACCGCCGCGCTCAACTGGTACCGCGCCAACATGCCGGCGGCGTCCTGGCTCCGGGATCCCCCGGACCCCCCGGAGGTCACGGTGCCGACCCTCATCATCTGGGGGGAGGCCGACAGCAACATGGGTCCCGTCCTGCTGGAGCGCTCCGCGGCGACCGTCACCGGCCCCCTGCGCGTCGAGCTCCTGCCGGGCGTGAGCCACTGGGTGCCGGAGGAGGTCCCGGACCGCGTCAACGGGCTCCTCGTCGACTTCCTCGGCGCGCTCCCCGCCGCGACCTAA